From the Clupea harengus chromosome 15, Ch_v2.0.2, whole genome shotgun sequence genome, one window contains:
- the LOC105897782 gene encoding uncharacterized protein LOC105897782 isoform X2: MSGKTAFKEPPVCSDFLPETLKDVFSRENVKNLPVAGVPLENCLRILRDAETHLASSLDSVRQHVKLLESLQPPPPEGPSTDGAAAGCSHPRIKDETRPHLNSTSSPVKIHLLVCGNTMGVHNDLVRRVGVPTLEVGVEECQIILVFCPVWSRAGTDIDAALSKVPGNKDAILVVMHYTYNPQQGLTGTRPTSQANIRAVHILFHDLHGGLLNCEPNRQAVAVIEAALKKYTVPNRFT; encoded by the exons ATGTCCGGAAAG ACTGCTTTCAAGGAGCCACCTGTGTGTTCAGATTTCTTACCCGAAACACTAAAGGATGTGTTTTCAAGAGAGAATGTGAAGA ATCTGCCTGTGGCTGGCGTACCCTTGGAGAACTGCCTTCGCATTCTGCGTGACGCTGAGACACACCTGGCATCTTCTCTGGACTCTGTGAGACAGCATGTGAAACTGCTGGAGAGCCTGCAACCTCCTCCCCCGGAGGGCCCCAGCACCGACGGGGCAGCTGCTGGGTGCTCACACCCTCGCATTAAAGATGAAACACGTCCTCATCTAAACAGCACCAGCTCTCCAG TGAAAATCCACTTACTGGTGTGTGGGAACACCATGGGCGTCCACAATGATCTGGTCAGGCGTGTGGGTGTGCCAACACTGGAGGTCGGTGTGGAGGAATGCCAAATAATCCTTGTGTTTTGCCCGGTGTGGTCACGAGCAGGGACAGACATTGATGCAGCACTGAGTAAAGTGCCTG GAAACAAAGATGCCATTTTGGTGGTAATGCACTATACTTATAACCCCCAGCAAGGTCTGACTGGAACGAGACCTACTTCCCAAGCGAATATTAGAGCAGTTCACATATTGTTCCACGACCTCCACGGAGGCCTTCTGAACTGTGAACCTAATAGACAAGCAGTGGCTGTTATTGAGGCTGCCTTGAAAAAATATACTGTGCCAAACAGGTTTACATGA
- the LOC105897782 gene encoding uncharacterized protein LOC105897782 isoform X1 produces the protein MDGRGILSYIRESANSLLSMSRKGAGALREQILLLSDEAARVFDAAELNESDILTLTRQDLNDLLPGPQHFKIRKKIAELISSAGRTAFKEPPVCSDFLPETLKDVFSRENVKNLPVAGVPLENCLRILRDAETHLASSLDSVRQHVKLLESLQPPPPEGPSTDGAAAGCSHPRIKDETRPHLNSTSSPVKIHLLVCGNTMGVHNDLVRRVGVPTLEVGVEECQIILVFCPVWSRAGTDIDAALSKVPGNKDAILVVMHYTYNPQQGLTGTRPTSQANIRAVHILFHDLHGGLLNCEPNRQAVAVIEAALKKYTVPNRFT, from the exons ATGGATGGTAGAGGGATCTTAAGTTATATTCGTGAAAGTGCAAATTCACTGCTTTCGATGTCCAGAAAG GGAGCGGGTGCTCTGCGCGAACAAATCCTACTTCTTTCAGATGAAGCAGCTCGTGTATTTGATG CCGCAGAACTTAATGAATCAGACATCCTCACCTTGACAAGGCAGGACCTAAACGACCTTCTCCCTGGGCCTCAGCACTTCAAGATTCGGAAAAAGATTGCGGAGCTGATCAGCTCAGCTGGAAGG ACTGCTTTCAAGGAGCCACCTGTGTGTTCAGATTTCTTACCCGAAACACTAAAGGATGTGTTTTCAAGAGAGAATGTGAAGA ATCTGCCTGTGGCTGGCGTACCCTTGGAGAACTGCCTTCGCATTCTGCGTGACGCTGAGACACACCTGGCATCTTCTCTGGACTCTGTGAGACAGCATGTGAAACTGCTGGAGAGCCTGCAACCTCCTCCCCCGGAGGGCCCCAGCACCGACGGGGCAGCTGCTGGGTGCTCACACCCTCGCATTAAAGATGAAACACGTCCTCATCTAAACAGCACCAGCTCTCCAG TGAAAATCCACTTACTGGTGTGTGGGAACACCATGGGCGTCCACAATGATCTGGTCAGGCGTGTGGGTGTGCCAACACTGGAGGTCGGTGTGGAGGAATGCCAAATAATCCTTGTGTTTTGCCCGGTGTGGTCACGAGCAGGGACAGACATTGATGCAGCACTGAGTAAAGTGCCTG GAAACAAAGATGCCATTTTGGTGGTAATGCACTATACTTATAACCCCCAGCAAGGTCTGACTGGAACGAGACCTACTTCCCAAGCGAATATTAGAGCAGTTCACATATTGTTCCACGACCTCCACGGAGGCCTTCTGAACTGTGAACCTAATAGACAAGCAGTGGCTGTTATTGAGGCTGCCTTGAAAAAATATACTGTGCCAAACAGGTTTACATGA